The Salinirubellus salinus genome segment TCACGCGGGCGGCACTCGGCGGCACCGAGCGCGTCGTCGCGCACGTCAGGGACGTCTCCCGGCGGCGCGAGCAGGAACGCCGGTTCGAGGCCATCTTCAACGGGACGTTCCAGTTCATCGGCCTGCTGGCACCCGACGGGACGCTCCTCGAGGCGAACGACACGGCCCTCGAGTTCGGCGGCGTCGAGGAGACAGCCGTGGTCGGCCGGCCGCTCTGGGAGGCCCCGTGGTGGGCCGGCGACGACGAACGGGTCGCCGAACTCCGTCGCGCCGTCGAGCGGGCCGCAGCCGGCGAGTTCGTCCGGTACGACGTAGAGGCCGAGGGCGTCGACGGGCCGGCCGTCATCGACTTCTCGCTGAAGCCGGTCCGGGGCGAGGGGGGCGAGGTGGCACTGCTCATCCCGGAGGGGCGGAACGTGAGCGACCTGCGGCGGACCGAGGCGGCGCTCAGGGAGAGCGAGCAGCGCTACGAGCGCGTCGTCGAGAACGTCCGGGACGTGGTGTTCGAGACGGACTCCGAGGGGCGGTGGACCTACCTCAACGACGCGTGGGAGGTGGCCACCGGCCACGAGGTGGCGTCGACGCTCGGCGAGCCCTGTCTGGAGAGCGTCCACCCGAGCGACCGCTCGCGGGGGGAGTTCGCGCCACTCCTCGCCGGCGAGGCCGACGTCGGCCGCCAGGACCTCGAACTGCAGACCGCCGACGGCGAGACGGTCTCAGTCGAGGTGTTCGCTCGCGCGGTGCGGGGCCCCGACGGCGAGTTCCAGGGGACCGTCGGCGTCCTCCGCGACGTGACCGACCAGCAGGACCGCGAGCAGGCGCTCTCGCGGCAGAACCAGCGGCTGAAAGCCGCCTACGAGCGCCTCGACGAGGGGTACTACGCCGTCGACGAGGACTGGACCATAACCTACTGGAACGACCGGATGGTCGAGCGGACTGGCCTGGACCCGCCGGAGGCCGTTGGGCAGTCGCTCTGGGACGCCGTCCCGAGTTTCGTCGGCACGGAGTTCGAGATCTACTACCGCGAGGCGATGGCGGCCCAGCGCTCGGTCTCGTTCGAGGGGTTCGACGAGGCGTTCGACCAGTGGGTCGAGGTCCGGGTCTACCCCTCGTCAGACGGGCTCTCGGTCTACTCGCGCGACGTGAGCGAGCGCAAGGCCCGCGAGGACGAACTCGCGCGGATGCGCGACCTGCTGGACATGGCGCAGGAGCTCGCCGGCGTCGGCGGTTGGGAGTACGACGTCCGGACCGGCGAGGGCCTGCTCACGACCCAGACGCGGGTCATGTTCGGCGTGGACGACCTCCCCGAAGGCTGGGCGCCGACGATGGACACGGTCGCCCGGCGGTACCACGAGGACGACCGCGAGGAGTTCCGGTCGGCCGTGCGCGCGGCGCTGGACGACGGCATCCCGTTCGACCTCGAACTCAGGCTCGCCGAGACCACCGCCGACGGCGACCCGCGCTGGGTGCGACAGATCTGTCAGCCGGTCTCGATGGGCGGCGAGACGGTGCTCCTGCGCGGGACGGTGCAGGACGTGACCGAGCGTCACGCCTTCGAGCGCCGACTCCGCAGCCGCGAGCGCGAGATCCGTGAGGAGCGGGCGTTCACCGACTCGCTGCTCGACGCGCTCCCGGACCCGTTCTACCTGTTCGACGCCGGCGGGTGGCTGGCGCGCTGGAACGAGACGTTCGGCGAACGGACGGGTTACGCAGACGCGACGCTGGCCGGGATGCACGTCCTCGATTTCGTCCCGCCGGCGGACGCCGACCGGGTGGAGGCGTGGCTCGACGACGTCGCCGACGGCCGGACCGCCACCGTCGAGTCCGCGCTCGTCACCGACGACGGCGAGCACCTCCCCCACGAGTTCAACGCTTCGCCGGTCTACGACGGGCATGGCCGCGACTACGGGCTGGCGGGTGCCGCCCGCGACATCTCCGCACGGGTCGCGCGCGAGGCCGAACTGGAGCGACAGAACGAGCGGCTGGAGTCGTTCACCTCCATCGTCAGCCACGACCTGCGCAACCCGATGGCGGTGATGCGCGGTGCCCTGGAGAGTGCCGAGGCAGACCCGGAGAGACTGGACCGAGCCCGTCGAGCGCTCGGCCGGATGGAGACGCTCGTCGACGACCTGCTCACGCTCTCTCGGCAGGGCGAGGACGTGGGCGAGACGATGGGCGTCGACCTCGAGTCCATCGCGCGGCGCTCGTGGGGGCTGGCCGACACCGGCGAGGCTGACCTCATCGTCGAGGGGACCGTCGCGCTGCTGGCGGACCCCTCGCGGCTCACGCAGGCGTTCGAGAACCTCTTTCGCAACGCCGTGGAGCACGGCTCGCAGGCTCGGCAGGACGCCATCGAACACGGGAGCGACGACGCCGACGCCGAGGTCCGCGTCGGCCCGCTCCCCGACGGCGACGGCTTCTACGTGGCCGACGACGGCCCCGGCATCCCACCGGAGCGGCGCGACCTCGTGTTCGAGCACGGCTTCACCGACTCGCCCGACGGGACGGGGTTCGGCCTCGCCATCGTCCGCTCCATCGTCGAGGCACACGGGTGGACGGTCTCGGTCACCGAGAGCGAGACCGGCGGCGCCCGCTTCGAGGTGCGCGGCGTCGAGCGGGCCGGCCAGTAGCGCCGCCGCGTCGGCTTGGCTTGGCGCCGGGCAACGCGAGGCTCAATCCCGAAGCGTGCGTCCTGGTGGCATGGCCCTCGAAGACACCCCCTACGACGACGTCGTCTACGTCGTCGACCTGGCTGTCGGCCGTGCCGCCGCCGGGGACACAACCGGCGTGCTGACGCTGGTCGACGCCGCGCTGGAGCGACTGGCGCGGATGCCCTACCCCGGTCTCCTGCGCGAGGCACGACTCGCCGGCACGGACGCCGCCGACAGCGCACGCCTCGGTGACTTCGAGCGGGCAGCCCAGTCGCTCTGGCTGTTCAGACACGTGGTCGAGGACGCCGCCCGCCTCGAGTACCAGACGCTCCTGACCGCCTGAGCGCCGAGAACACGGGGATCGGGATGGGAGGAAGAGGGGTTCGGTCCCGCTCTCGCGTCAGTCCAGCCCGAACAGTCGCTCGCGGAGCGAGCGCTTGCGGGCCTTCTCCGCCAGCAACACGGAGCAGTCCACGTCGTCGACCACGTCCATGACGAGCGAGCCACGGACGAGTCGCGAGAGGAGGCCACGCTCGGTGGCCCCGAAGACGACCATCGTCGCGTCGACAGCCGCGTTCTCGATGGCCGCCTCGACGTCGCCCGTCTCGACCCTGAGCCGTGCGTCCGCGAGGTTGTGTCCCTCGGCCCACTCGCGGAGGAACGCCTCGCCCTCGGCCTCGTCGTCGGCGACGTGCAACAGCGTCACCTCGCTGTCGTACTCCGACTGGAGGTGACGTGCGATGACGGCAGAGAGGTCCGAGTCGGGACCGCCCGCTGTCGGGACGAGCACCCGGTCGGTCTCGAAGCCGCGGTCCTTCAGGACGAGGAAGTCACACGGCACCGCCTCGGTCATCTCGCCGATGCTCCCCTCGACGCGCGAGCGGTCGCCCGGCCCCCAGCCCATCACGGTGAGGTCCGCGTCGTACTGCTTGGCCGCGGCGTAGATCTCCTCCACGCCGCGGTGCGTGACGACGGTGTGTGTCTCCACCTCGACGCCGAACGTCTCGGCGTCGCGGCGGGCGTTCTCCAGCAACTCGCGGGCGCCCGGGTCGAACTCCTCGATGTTCGCGGCTCCCGAGGCGAGCGCGGTCTGGTCGGGCACCTGCACGGTGTGGACCGCGACGACCTTCCCACCCTCCTGCTTGGCGATGGCCGACGCGAGCGAGATGAGGTCCTTCTCGGTCTGCGGGTTCGAGAGCGCCACCATCACGCGGTACTGGCCACCGTCGGGCTGGACGGCGGAGACGGCGTCGACGGCCGAGGCCGGCATCTCCTCCGAGCGCGAGAGGACGTACTCCGAGAGGACGCCCCGTTCGGTCGCCTGCGAGCGGGCGTAGCCGACGTACCAGAGGACGGCGAAGAGGACGAACGCCGCGCCGACGGCGATGACGAACCGCGGCTCGATGAACGCGATGAGCGCGGCCGACAGGATGGCCCCGAGTATCGGCGTGAACGGGTAGAACGGGACGGTGTACGACGGTTCGTACTCGACCACGTCCGTCTCGCGGAAGACGATGAGCGCGACGTTGAGCAGGGCGTAGATGATGAGGTGGAGGATGCTCCCGAGCGTCGAGAGCGTGCGGACGTTGCCGAAGAGGATGAACACGAGGATGAACGCGCCCGTCAGCGCGATGGAGCGGTACGGCGTCCCGAACCGGGGGTGGATCTCGTTCAGGTCCGGCGTGACGATGCGGTCACGGCCCATCGCGAAGTTGATGCGCGAGGAGGCGAGGATGGAGGCGTTCGCCGACGAGGCCGTCGCCAGCAGGCCGCCGACCAGCATCGCGATGGCGCCGACCGGCCCGATGATGATGCGGGCGACCTCGACGACGGCGATCTGGTCGTCGCCCAGCCCCGCGATGAACCCCTGTTCGACCGCCGCGCTCATCACGAACAGCACGAGCGCGTAGATGGCGGTCACGATGAGGACGCTCCCGATGACCGCCCGTGGGAGGTTCCTGCCCGGGTCCTTGATCTCCTCGGCGACGCTCGTGATCTGGACGAACCCGAGGTACGAGACGAAGATGAACCCCGTCGTCGTCACCATCGGGCCCAGCCCCTGCGAGGCCGGGAGGTTCGCCGTGTCGGCCCGGAGCGCGCCGATGACCGTGAACACCGCGAGGATGGCGACCAGGACGACGACGATGACGTTCTGGAGGCGGCCGGTCTCCTTCGCGCCGATGTAGTTGATGCCGATGAACAGCGCCGCGCCGACGAGCGCGACGAGCTTCAGGTACGAGAGTTCGACCACGACGAGGTCGATGCTCCCCTGCAGGCCGAAGATGGCACGGATGTACTCGCCGAACCCGACCATGTAGAACGCGGAGGCGAACGCGAGGCCCATCCAGTTTGCCCATCCGGCGACGGAGCCGAACAGCGGCCCGAGCGAGCGGTTGACGTAGTAGTACGCGCCGCCGGATTTCGGCATCGCGGTGCCGAGTTCAGACGCGGAGAGGGCCGTCAGCAGGGCGATGGCCCCGCCGAGGACGAACGCGCCGACCGCGAGCGACCCGGCCTGCGCGATGGCGGCACCCGGCAGGACGAAGATCCCCGCCCCGATCATCGTCCCGACGCCGATAGTCAGGGCGGCGAGCGGGCCGAGGTCCTTGGCGAGTTCTTCCGTGTCGCCGCTCATGTGGTGTCCTCGTCCGCGTCGGCGCCCGTGGCGTCAGCGTCGTCGCCTACCGGTTCGGGGGCGTCGTGGACGGGGAGCGAGACGACGGGGCGGTCGGCCTCCGTCACCAGTCGGAGTGCCACGTCGCCGGTCAGGAAGCGGACGAGCCGGCCCCCCTCGCGCGGGGTGAAGACGATGGCCGAGGCGTCGTGGTCGCGAGCGGCCGCGAGCAGCGTCTCGACCACGTCGGTCCCGTAGCGAACCTCGGTCTCGACGGATCCCAGTCGCTCGCGGAGTATCTCGAAGCCGGCTTCGGCTTCGGCTTCGACGCCCTCCATCGGGGCCTTGTCGACGGCGCCGCCGGCCTTCTCGACGACGCTCACCGCCAGCACCTCGCCGTCGGCGTAGGGGGCGAACGCGCGGGCGGTCTCCTCGGCGTCCTCGTCGTTGGCGACGGCGACGAGCGGGCGCGAGAGCAGGTCACGGTGACGGTCGCTGTCGGCGGACATCTCAGCCACCCCTCCGGGATAGTCGAGACTCCGTCGGCAGTTGGTCCATACGCATCCTCACTCCGCCACACCGTTTAACGGTTCGTGTCCGGGGGGCCTCGCGATGGAAACCGACTTGTCGGGTCCCACCCACCGGCGTGGCATGGAGGGGTCCCGTTGCGCGTCGTGATCGTCGGTGCCGGGGAGGTCGGCTCCAGTATCGCCGCCAGCCTCGCGTCCAGTCACGAGGTCGTGGTCATCGACAACGACCCGACACGGGTCGACGAACTCACGTACGACCTCGACGTCCTCGCCATCCACGGCGACGGCACGGACGTCGACGTCCTGCAGGAGGCCGGCATCGGCGACGCCGACCTCCTCATCGCCAGCACGGACGACGACCACACCAACATCGTCATCTCGGGCACGGCGAAGGCCTGCTGCTCGTCGTTCACCATCGCCCGCGTGAAGAAGCCCCAGTACCTGCGGACGTGGGAGCCGAACCAGGGCGCCTTCGGCGTCGACTTCATGGTCTGTACGGACCTGCTCGCCGCCGAGACAATCGTCGGGGTCATCGGCCTGCCGACCGCACAGGACGTGGACCTGTTCGCCGACGGTATCGTCCAGATGACGGAGTTCGTCATCCCGGAGGACTCGCCGGTGGCCAACCAGACGGTCCGGGAGGCCGACCGATTCGACTCGCTCACGTTCGCCGCCATCATCCGCGAGAACGGCGACGAGCGCGACCGCATCATCGTCCCGTCCGGCCAGACCGTCATCGAGCCGGGCGACGAGGTGGTCGTCATCGGCTCGCCCGACTCGACCCGCGAGTTCTCCTCGTCCATCGCGCCGGAGGAGGAGCGTCCCCGCGAGGTGGTCATCGTCGGGGGCGGCGAGATCGGCTATCAGGTCGCCCGCCTGCTGGAGGACCGCGGCTTCTCGCCGCGGCTCGTCGAGCGTGACGAGGAGCGGGCGCGCTGGCTCGCCGAGAACCTCCCGGGGACGACCGTGCTCCAGTCCGACGCCACCGACCGCGCGTTCCTCGACCGCGAGAACGTGGGGATGGCCGACGTGTTCATCGCCACGCTGGAGAACGACCAGCAGAACCTGCTGGCGACGCTGCTCGCGAAGCG includes the following:
- a CDS encoding PAS domain S-box protein, producing the protein MESTDRTVSPSGRPSELTVLHVEDDPAFAELTQINLERARDSLTVVSETDPEAALEWLETAGVVDTPPVDCIVSDYQMPRLDGIELLRAVRERYPSLPFVLYTGQGSEEVAADAFAADATDYLRKDSGSGAAEVLANRIESAVTVESRRSDYRELFDVAGDGILVHETSGGRIVDANPAFCDLVGYEREQLLGMGVGDFSADTPEYDAEAAAARIERAATGGPETFEWVVRHADGQLVPVEVTLTRAALGGTERVVAHVRDVSRRREQERRFEAIFNGTFQFIGLLAPDGTLLEANDTALEFGGVEETAVVGRPLWEAPWWAGDDERVAELRRAVERAAAGEFVRYDVEAEGVDGPAVIDFSLKPVRGEGGEVALLIPEGRNVSDLRRTEAALRESEQRYERVVENVRDVVFETDSEGRWTYLNDAWEVATGHEVASTLGEPCLESVHPSDRSRGEFAPLLAGEADVGRQDLELQTADGETVSVEVFARAVRGPDGEFQGTVGVLRDVTDQQDREQALSRQNQRLKAAYERLDEGYYAVDEDWTITYWNDRMVERTGLDPPEAVGQSLWDAVPSFVGTEFEIYYREAMAAQRSVSFEGFDEAFDQWVEVRVYPSSDGLSVYSRDVSERKAREDELARMRDLLDMAQELAGVGGWEYDVRTGEGLLTTQTRVMFGVDDLPEGWAPTMDTVARRYHEDDREEFRSAVRAALDDGIPFDLELRLAETTADGDPRWVRQICQPVSMGGETVLLRGTVQDVTERHAFERRLRSREREIREERAFTDSLLDALPDPFYLFDAGGWLARWNETFGERTGYADATLAGMHVLDFVPPADADRVEAWLDDVADGRTATVESALVTDDGEHLPHEFNASPVYDGHGRDYGLAGAARDISARVAREAELERQNERLESFTSIVSHDLRNPMAVMRGALESAEADPERLDRARRALGRMETLVDDLLTLSRQGEDVGETMGVDLESIARRSWGLADTGEADLIVEGTVALLADPSRLTQAFENLFRNAVEHGSQARQDAIEHGSDDADAEVRVGPLPDGDGFYVADDGPGIPPERRDLVFEHGFTDSPDGTGFGLAIVRSIVEAHGWTVSVTESETGGARFEVRGVERAGQ
- a CDS encoding amino acid permease — protein: MSGDTEELAKDLGPLAALTIGVGTMIGAGIFVLPGAAIAQAGSLAVGAFVLGGAIALLTALSASELGTAMPKSGGAYYYVNRSLGPLFGSVAGWANWMGLAFASAFYMVGFGEYIRAIFGLQGSIDLVVVELSYLKLVALVGAALFIGINYIGAKETGRLQNVIVVVLVAILAVFTVIGALRADTANLPASQGLGPMVTTTGFIFVSYLGFVQITSVAEEIKDPGRNLPRAVIGSVLIVTAIYALVLFVMSAAVEQGFIAGLGDDQIAVVEVARIIIGPVGAIAMLVGGLLATASSANASILASSRINFAMGRDRIVTPDLNEIHPRFGTPYRSIALTGAFILVFILFGNVRTLSTLGSILHLIIYALLNVALIVFRETDVVEYEPSYTVPFYPFTPILGAILSAALIAFIEPRFVIAVGAAFVLFAVLWYVGYARSQATERGVLSEYVLSRSEEMPASAVDAVSAVQPDGGQYRVMVALSNPQTEKDLISLASAIAKQEGGKVVAVHTVQVPDQTALASGAANIEEFDPGARELLENARRDAETFGVEVETHTVVTHRGVEEIYAAAKQYDADLTVMGWGPGDRSRVEGSIGEMTEAVPCDFLVLKDRGFETDRVLVPTAGGPDSDLSAVIARHLQSEYDSEVTLLHVADDEAEGEAFLREWAEGHNLADARLRVETGDVEAAIENAAVDATMVVFGATERGLLSRLVRGSLVMDVVDDVDCSVLLAEKARKRSLRERLFGLD
- a CDS encoding universal stress protein, whose translation is MSADSDRHRDLLSRPLVAVANDEDAEETARAFAPYADGEVLAVSVVEKAGGAVDKAPMEGVEAEAEAGFEILRERLGSVETEVRYGTDVVETLLAAARDHDASAIVFTPREGGRLVRFLTGDVALRLVTEADRPVVSLPVHDAPEPVGDDADATGADADEDTT
- the trkA gene encoding Trk system potassium transporter TrkA, which codes for MRVVIVGAGEVGSSIAASLASSHEVVVIDNDPTRVDELTYDLDVLAIHGDGTDVDVLQEAGIGDADLLIASTDDDHTNIVISGTAKACCSSFTIARVKKPQYLRTWEPNQGAFGVDFMVCTDLLAAETIVGVIGLPTAQDVDLFADGIVQMTEFVIPEDSPVANQTVREADRFDSLTFAAIIRENGDERDRIIVPSGQTVIEPGDEVVVIGSPDSTREFSSSIAPEEERPREVVIVGGGEIGYQVARLLEDRGFSPRLVERDEERARWLAENLPGTTVLQSDATDRAFLDRENVGMADVFIATLENDQQNLLATLLAKRLGADRAVAIVDTGEFADLFEEVGVDVAVSPRDATAEEITRFTRARRAENVSIIDGDRAEVMEVEVDTDSAFAGRPIREVAADLPEGVVVGAITRNGTLITPRGDTVIEVGDHVVVFVDSDAVEEVNAMI